The following proteins are encoded in a genomic region of alpha proteobacterium U9-1i:
- a CDS encoding NAD-dependent epimerase encodes MTPILVTGTAGFIGYHLAERLLATGRPVIGLDVVTDYYSVALKRDRLKQLEAHPGFRFLEADLADAAFIKNLFEKEKFELVFNMAAQAGVRYSLQNPQAYVKSNLDGFVNILEGCRHNGVKHLVYASSSSVYGAVTKMPFSVHQNVDHPLSIYAASKKANELLAHSYSHLFRVPTTGLRFFTVYGPWGRPDMAMFLFTKAILEGRPIDVFNNGNMERDFTYVDDIVEALVRVGDKPAQVNADWNGQTPDPATSSAPYRIYNIGNNTPVKLMRLIEVIEEKLGQKAVKNFLPMQPGDVPATFADVDDLVRDVGFAPQTPIEVGVSRFVDWYRNYYGV; translated from the coding sequence ATGACCCCCATCCTCGTCACCGGCACGGCCGGATTTATTGGCTATCACCTCGCCGAGCGCCTACTGGCCACTGGAAGGCCAGTGATCGGCCTTGATGTGGTGACCGATTACTACAGCGTCGCGCTAAAGCGCGACCGGCTGAAGCAGCTCGAGGCGCATCCGGGGTTTCGCTTCTTAGAGGCAGATCTGGCCGACGCGGCCTTCATTAAGAACCTGTTTGAAAAGGAGAAGTTTGAGCTGGTCTTCAATATGGCCGCCCAGGCCGGCGTCCGATACTCACTGCAAAACCCGCAGGCCTACGTAAAATCGAACCTCGATGGCTTTGTGAATATCCTCGAGGGCTGTCGCCACAACGGGGTGAAGCACCTCGTCTACGCGTCCTCGTCTTCAGTTTACGGGGCGGTGACGAAAATGCCGTTCTCGGTCCACCAGAACGTCGATCACCCTCTGAGCATCTACGCGGCCTCGAAAAAGGCCAATGAGCTGCTCGCCCATTCCTACAGCCACCTCTTCCGCGTGCCGACGACTGGCCTTCGCTTTTTTACGGTCTACGGCCCGTGGGGCCGGCCGGACATGGCGATGTTCCTCTTCACGAAGGCGATCCTGGAGGGGCGCCCGATCGACGTGTTCAACAACGGCAACATGGAGCGGGATTTCACCTATGTGGACGACATCGTCGAAGCTTTGGTGCGCGTCGGCGACAAGCCCGCCCAGGTGAACGCGGATTGGAACGGCCAGACGCCTGATCCGGCGACCTCAAGCGCCCCCTACCGCATCTACAATATCGGCAACAACACGCCGGTGAAGCTGATGCGGCTGATCGAGGTGATCGAAGAAAAGCTCGGCCAGAAGGCGGTGAAAAACTTCCTGCCGATGCAGCCAGGTGATGTGCCGGCGACGTTCGCCGATGTTGACGATTTGGTGCGCGACGTCGGCTTCGCGCCGCAAACGCCGATTGAGGTGGGCGTGTCGCGGTTTGTGGACTGGTATCGCAACTATTATGGCGTCTGA
- a CDS encoding hypothetical protein (FIG00450081), which produces MLRVAFTLGLALLALAAPAHAETLRLRYEASVLGVVTLGEARYEIATTPTRFAVRANLQTSGLARLFDQTEISASSSGLVLGAGLAWTRYDLSHAYAGKFRRVQLNRVGTIVSAQIAPLYGDMGDPPASIAQQSSSYDPLTGLLALGRQIGVARGCAGSVLIFDGRGHYRLAVAPKGQGQFDSGGYVGPALNCELRYEPIAGFDMPDRANIPVTDAWFALPERSGFAAPLRLTAPTPLGDARLELRGYERMD; this is translated from the coding sequence GTGCTGCGCGTAGCTTTCACGCTTGGCCTTGCGTTGCTGGCGTTGGCCGCGCCCGCCCATGCCGAGACGCTACGTTTGCGCTACGAGGCGTCGGTGCTTGGCGTGGTGACGCTGGGCGAGGCGCGTTACGAGATCGCGACGACGCCGACGCGGTTCGCAGTGCGGGCGAACCTGCAAACGTCCGGCCTCGCGCGCTTATTCGATCAAACAGAAATATCGGCGTCGTCGTCCGGGCTTGTGCTGGGCGCGGGTCTCGCCTGGACCCGCTACGATTTGAGCCACGCCTACGCCGGCAAGTTTAGGCGCGTGCAGCTCAATCGCGTCGGCACGATCGTGAGCGCGCAAATCGCCCCCCTGTACGGCGACATGGGCGATCCGCCGGCGAGTATCGCGCAGCAATCAAGTTCCTATGATCCGCTGACCGGTTTGCTCGCGCTCGGCCGACAGATTGGCGTCGCGCGCGGCTGCGCTGGATCGGTTCTGATTTTTGACGGCCGCGGGCACTACCGCCTTGCCGTAGCTCCTAAGGGGCAGGGACAGTTCGACAGCGGCGGTTACGTAGGGCCGGCCTTGAATTGCGAGCTTCGCTACGAACCGATCGCCGGTTTTGACATGCCGGACCGTGCGAATATTCCCGTCACAGACGCGTGGTTCGCGCTGCCTGAGCGATCGGGCTTTGCAGCGCCATTGCGCTTGACGGCGCCGACGCCTTTGGGCGACGCGCGGCTTGAACTGCGCGGTTACGAACGGATGGATTGA
- a CDS encoding lipid A core-O-antigen ligase and related enzymes, translating into MPNAADLETTRPSGWALAAFFALLPAAGTAGALAIAPLQAVGGLAAAPRAWRHLKRPSAPLLLFSAFVVWAALSALWSPYPDHTQAFKLLGGALCGLLFIANADTNRRLARAAGAAGAIVFALMLASEALTDMVLLRAANPGEPGALIARSLGRGGTLLVCIVWGSAAALLRGGHIQRAIAVALVALTIFVATKFDVDANIIACALGVIAATLALAWPRATILALCVALASWLLAAPWVMQALPRAENGALPDSWAMREAIWRYVADQIQVRPWMGWGLDGPRTFTDMLDVRGISFRGISLHPHSASLQIWLETGLVGAVLAASALVVGGVALARMLAADRIAAAAAAGSLAAFGLFANVSFGLWQEWWIATAFIAAALTAAARRDQSIRS; encoded by the coding sequence TTGCCGAACGCGGCCGACCTTGAAACCACCCGTCCGTCAGGATGGGCGCTGGCCGCGTTCTTCGCCCTTCTGCCAGCGGCAGGGACGGCGGGCGCACTGGCGATCGCACCGCTTCAGGCGGTCGGCGGCTTGGCGGCCGCGCCGAGGGCGTGGCGGCATTTGAAACGGCCGAGCGCGCCTTTGTTATTGTTCAGCGCGTTTGTGGTGTGGGCGGCGCTCTCGGCCCTGTGGTCCCCGTATCCGGACCATACGCAGGCGTTCAAGCTGCTTGGCGGCGCCCTGTGCGGGCTCCTCTTCATCGCCAACGCCGACACCAACAGGCGACTGGCGCGCGCGGCGGGCGCAGCCGGGGCCATTGTGTTCGCATTGATGCTCGCCAGTGAAGCGCTCACGGACATGGTGTTGTTGCGCGCCGCCAATCCGGGCGAACCGGGCGCGCTGATCGCGCGATCACTGGGGCGCGGCGGGACGTTGTTGGTGTGCATCGTGTGGGGCAGCGCCGCCGCGTTGCTGCGAGGCGGCCACATCCAGCGCGCCATCGCGGTAGCATTGGTCGCGCTCACGATCTTCGTGGCGACGAAATTCGATGTGGACGCCAACATCATCGCCTGTGCTTTGGGGGTGATCGCGGCGACGCTCGCGCTTGCCTGGCCACGCGCCACGATCTTGGCGTTGTGTGTCGCGCTCGCTTCATGGCTGCTCGCCGCGCCGTGGGTGATGCAGGCGCTTCCGAGAGCGGAAAATGGCGCTTTGCCGGATTCCTGGGCGATGCGCGAAGCGATCTGGCGTTACGTCGCCGATCAGATCCAAGTGCGGCCTTGGATGGGATGGGGCCTCGATGGACCGCGCACATTCACCGACATGCTCGACGTGCGCGGCATCAGCTTCCGCGGCATCTCGCTTCACCCTCACAGCGCCAGCCTGCAAATCTGGCTTGAGACCGGCCTCGTTGGCGCAGTGCTGGCCGCAAGCGCGCTCGTTGTTGGCGGCGTCGCGTTGGCGCGCATGCTCGCCGCGGATCGCATCGCGGCGGCGGCGGCGGCGGGCTCGCTGGCCGCGTTCGGCCTGTTCGCGAATGTCAGTTTCGGCTTGTGGCAAGAATGGTGGATCGCGACGGCATTCATAGCAGCAGCGCTCACCGCAGCAGCGCGCCGCGATCAATCCATCCGTTCGTAA